TATATAGAGATAAAGGAGAGATATAAATAGATataggaggaagagggagagagaaagagagagaggatagAGGACACAAAGATGTATAGATAGAGGGGGAGAAGgtgagatagggatagaaagagagggagacaAATATATATAGTGAGAAAGATAGAGGGGGGAGaggagatatatagagagaggtgaGGAGATAGAGATACAGATAGGAAAGATcaatagaaaggaagatatagatgTATAGAGATAGAGACAAATTAGACCATTAATCTTATTCACAAAAATGATAACTATTATcttgttttttaaataattattaaactaGTAAACTTCAAGTATTAAATGAAAAAACAAAACTTAGACAAAATTCTGAActaaaatccaaaacaattcaagcAAAACTCAAAACTATTATCCTGATACAATCTTAAAATCAATAGTCTCTATCAAGATAATAGTTTTGAGTTTTTCTTTTCTTGAAGTCAAGTCATGTCTCTATCAAGTCAAGTCATCCTAAAGTCAATACAATCTTGTACCTTTCTAATGACTTTTGTGTGTTGATAATTACATTCTAAAATAAATTAACATCAACTTTGATTTTCTATCCAACaatcattaattttaatttaatctaaattatTCTATTATATCTATACATTattcataatttatttttattttttttttaaactatgcttggtaaactttttaacgtgaccggtgaCACCGGCACGACACGCCCTCCGGGTCCACGTGAacacttttgacctggagctatgaagtgaggccacaaatgggggacctcatccccacacttcacttgttcaaatccgcaaGCACAACGACCCAGTGAAGGTACAAGGCCTTGCGAGTATAGTGGCCTAgcaaggatttgaaccttggtggccgcttcaccaacgaagtgttttaactgcgacactacatgtccgaagacacattattcataaatttaattattaactgAAATATGAATTATTTCTATTATTATAATgatattaaacaaataaataaataaacataaaataatattaaatagaaatttgaaaaaccattaaacaaataatttattattttttaaaatatattattaattatttatatatatttattattttactaaTATAAAcctttaaaaacaataaaaataagaaATCAGAAATCTAAAAGAaagattaaaataaattattgtaaaaCTCACAGATTGTGGTAATAAATCCTTCAACAAAAAGTGTGGTAATAAATCCTTCAACAAAAAGCGTGGTAATAAATCCTTCAACAGATTGGCATAATAAATCCTTCAACATTATTTGGATATAGTCTTTGATTTTTGTCTACTATTAAATAATGTGCACTCATCTTGAGGCCAAGTACTCAAAAGAAAGGAAGTACAAATTATTAAACATGTCTGCCTCGCATGACATCCTTCGTTACGCGCATTTTACTCTCCTCCACACATTTTTCCTCAGAAACACTAAAAGGgcagaaataataatgtaatacaCAAAAGAAGACGGGAGATATATGGGGGAAAAGTTAATGATGGGGAGTAGCGACGATAGAAAACGGGAAGGAACGGTTGCAAATGTTCAGATCGTCTTGCATTGTCTCATTGTGATTTTTAACCATTGATGGGAAAATCCAACCAGTCCACTTCATAGTACGAGACACCTTCGGCATAATAAAGTAACACGAATTAAACAAAACTCTTGTACAGAGTAGAAAAAGGTAACATGAATAAAACAAAACTCTTCTACACTTTTACCtaagtgaaatgaaatgaaatgccttAAGAATGATTGAAAGTTTGAAGATAAGTTTTAAAACTCTGAAAATAAGCTTACTTATGGTGAAGTGAATACTAAAATAGATGCAAAAGGAATGAATTTAGGTCCATATGCACTTTTCATATTTACAATACACCAAGCTCCGTTTATTGATAAACCATATGTCACAAGTGTCAAAGTGCTAACTGCTAAAGAGGATATTGTCAGGTGGAGTTCAATCACATTCTCTATAATTACTAGAGACGTAGGGGAAATTTGACCAAAGAGAAAATATGGTTTAAGTGCAGCACCATTGATCAATTGACCATCACAAAAGACTCTATTTCAGACCTTTCTTCTATCATTAAATAGAGTTCTCTCATTACAAAACACATATCAAGCCTCTCCTCCTTGTCCTTCTCAGCACATTTGAGAGCTAACTTTGCTACAGCCAAAGCATTCATCAAATCAGATTCATTCAAGTAACCCCCTTTGAGCCTTCCATCCAAAGCTTGTTCAAAGAGATTGTTGGCAATCATGTAGCGTAAGTAGTCTGGGATATGGAACTGGCTGGAGCCCCATGCATCATCAACATGTCTCTGCCCTGTTATCATCTCCAACACAAAAACACCAAAACTATAAACATCATGCTTGTAGGAGAGTTTGTGATTCAAGCAATACTCTGGAGCCCAATATCCTCTAGTACTTGTTATTCTCTCAGTGGACTTGTGGGTGCCTTCCCCATCCACATGCCTTGAAAACCCAAAATCTATAATTTTTACCTCATTAGTCCTAATGTCTAACATTATATTCTGAGGTTTTATATCAAcatgtattatttggttgaaagtACGGTCTCTCAAGCAGAGGGAAAGGCCCTCCTTTGGGGGCTGAAAATGGCTAACGCCATAGGAATAAAACATCTGGAAATCGAAGGAGACTCTCAAATCATTATTGACTCTATCAAAGGGAATGCTTCAGCAGGATGGAGAGTGGAACCCATTCTGAGGGATATCAGGTGCTTTTtggtcaaaatggaggacttcaccaTAGGCCACATCTTCAAAGAAGGAAACAGAGCGGCTGAAGGAAGGCTTCAGAAGGGCTTACAATGCTGGAGGGACCCCAATCTGCTGCTAATCACTGttaaggaaatcttggaaaaggaaaaggcctTTTGCCAGGAAATGACAACCCCTTCCGCCCAATGAAGGAAAATGTGTTACTTTTTTCAAATTAGCGTGGAGATCCCGCCAATTTCTACCACAGATGGATACATACCAGAGGTATGTTGAGTCATCACTACCACATGGGATGAATTTATAATGAAAGGACTGACATCGGGAATGATTACAATTCAATTATGACTCGGACGGTGCCAATTGGCGAGGGCAAAGGTGGCATTGGGGATCTGTCAACTCACATTGGCCTGAGTAAAGGCTTGCACGCTCTGAGTAGATCTCCGACCAGTGATATCTATAGGATCTTAAGGGATAATAATCACTATGATTATTACGACTGTTTATTTCAAGTCTGACACATTTTTCTAACCATTCTGTCTTGAGCTTGCTTCGGCTCTGTGTTCtggctttttgtcattttcaaacTGAGAAACTGGAGGATTCAAGAATGGGGGGGGACAGGCTCAGACTGGAACCCAACAAAGTTGAGGAGTTCAAAGCTAAACTGATAGCCTGATTCGTGTGCATTGAAGGCgacattgacaaattcatggaaaACATGAAGGGCAACGACGAGAGACTCTCTAAACAATTTGTGACCTCCTGGGAGGACAGAAGGGTGATTGTGGGGGGAATCTCCTTCGAAATCAATGAAGAGGTCACTACCCAGGCAACGGGCCTTTCAATGGAGGGCagaaaatggaaaaaatagagCCGCATTGCGGACTCTACTAGCCTCAACCAGTTTTTCCGCCATGGTGAGAACCCTATCAAGAGGGCTGAAGGTTTTAACAGGGAGGAACTCCCGCACCCTTGGGATGAAATCTGCTACATCGTGATGAAGTATTTTACGCTTGAGGGCAGGTATGGCATTTTCTACTAATACCATCTCCTGTTCCTGAACCATCTAaggaacaaagacctcatttccattccATTGTTTTTATTGCATTCGATGGATGCTAACATTAAAGATATAGCTGAAgctaaaaagaaaggaaaagacttTCCCATCCTGCACCAGGGCCTTATGCTTTGCCTTTTCAACTTTCACCTCACCCTCTGCCCGCCCCGTTCCATCTCTGTGTAGAATGTTAGCCCTTCGACCCAACCTCTGGCCATCAAAGATTCAAGCCCCCGATGCACGGAATTTGGCTCCTGtagcaagaaaaccaagaatcactccccGGAGGAGGTCAAAACCCCTAaaaaagtcaaaatccaagagattgattttgatttggtGATAACTAAAGACGCCAACACCCTCGGCCGCTCTAGCAGATTGGCCTCTAAACCCTCGAATAAATCCTTGAGAGACCTCTCCTCCTTGCATGACACGGGCAACTCCATTTCAACTGTTAAAATACCCCAGGCCCAGCACAAACAGTCTCCCCATTCTGTGAGCTCCACCCATGTTTCTGAAAGCCCTGCCTCCTCTATGAGTCCGGAGCCAGCCAATTTCCCTTCCCCAACCTTCAGGATCGAAAAAATGCTGGTTGTTAAAGAGGCCAGTAGTGTGAAGGAAGAGAATCCCAACCTGGCAGAGCTTGAGAAAAAGATACAAGCCCTCTTTGACAATGTGCAGGTGATTACTAGCAGACTGGAGGCGACGgagtccaagatgcatgatgtgtCCAAGTTCGCTCTGAATATCATGAGATGCTCGGCTACTACTTTGTGCCTTTTGCAGGATAACGCAGCTAAAGGAAAAGGCAAGGAGGACAACGACTTCAAAGgcctgttcaagttcctcactaaggaatgggctaggaagctgctccctaagaagagccgagggaaaaataattaattttctacATGTGGAGAAGTTTTTTGTCTATGCTGTGTAGTTGTTGGCTGGATAAGCCTAGTTTTGGCTTATGTTTATATTTTGCTGCTTATAGCCCTGTGTGGCATTTGAATTATACTATGACTGGTAGTATCTTATTGCTGATAAACTCTCGTAGTATGCTTTTCGTTTTTGATAGAGATAAAAGGCTGCTTCTGTGCTGATTGTATGCGGACAATGGTCCTACCattgttctcttaattgtacctatGGGTCAGCCCCTCGTTTTTAgctgcttttattatcaaaaacatgtATTATTTGGTTGAGATGTAAGAACTCTATTCCCTCAACTATACTTACTATTATCCTCAGACACTGCTTCCAACTCAGAGAAGGGATTGAACAATTTTCTCTCAAGTAGTCATCGAGAGTGCATCCATTAACATATTCATACACCAAATAAAATGTATTCTCTTCAATACACCAAGCGATCAGATTGACTAGATTTTTGTGTTCCTTCCCATGATTTTCTTTATCTTTCAGATTGCCCCTGTACACTTTTCCAAAGCTTCCTTGCCCAATTTTGTAAGCCAGCTCGCAATACCCTTTCATCTGAATTATTTCTGCATATGTAAGATTTGTCAATACTGATAGACCTCTCTCCAACTGTTGTCCTTGTTTTGTCTTTTCTCCCCAATCTTGAGCTTGTCCATTCTTTATATATGTTGAAGACTCTGTTAAAGTGGAACCCTTTTTGCGGCAGCCATAGTAGAAAAGAATTATCATAAGCAGTAGCAGTAGGATTGTCCCAGCTGAAAAAAGAAATGCAAAACAGATATTGAATCATATACTAACTAAAGTTTTCGATCACAGTAGCAGTAGGATTGTACATAGAATCTTGATTGTTTAGTTGGAAATAATTATTTCAACTTCATAATGGATTCGGCTAAATAGTCAGTAACAGAATTGATGGGTTCTGTTACATTACGAAGATAAATGAAAGCAGATGAAGTAGAGCAACTAAATATCACACAACGATTATTTACATTTGTTTTTTTATAATGTTCTCTTAAAGTCTCATGCAACGATTATTTTCGTCAGCCTTAAatcacacattaagcaacatatatATTATTTCTAGAGAATGTGTGAGATTTAAGCAATCTGCTACAGAATTTTTTTCATGGCCAactgtttaatttttttttctttttctgattatttaaaaataaatcttaAATTATAAAGATTGAGAATGTGTAGATAATTGATTGTTTGTTGACTGAGTGGGAGACATTGGTAGACCTATCTTCCAATATTATTATattcaatatattttatttttcagaATCTAAATTTGAAAACGGCTTAGCACGTCCATGACCGAGTCCTTTCTATTATTCTTTATTTAACTTTATTCAATGTTGAATGACTTGGGTGTCCCTGTGATTAAAGCTTTCATTTGTGGAATGACTTGGGTGtcttttaataaattatatatatatatatatatatattaaaggacATATAGGATGCCTTTATTAAATAgttaatgttttttaaaatttgTGTATTTAATTTTTAGAAGTTAAATTCgggttttattattattaatttattattgaaatcgattaaaaaaaatatttgtacaATTTGTTGTTATGtgtttctatttaattttttttatgttttcatttGTCATCTTATCTTATCAAGTAAATATTATAATGCTGTTTACGATTATGAAGGTATCATTGTAGAGTATTTTAACTAaaagacttatatatatatatatatatatatatatatatatatatatatatatatatatatatatatatatatatatatatatatatcttaaaacaATTTGAATGTTTAAAAATTATCATCTTCAATTATTCACACAACTATAAAACTAGTTTTTTTTATTGTTTGACCAAGTATATCAAGTCATCTCACAACATACCAACCCTCTTAAAGTATTTCTAAATACTACTATGTTTTACAAAAGAAATCCAAATCAGCCAAAGAGTAGAGGCACAAATTGAGTAAGATTATATCTATCTAGAGAATAAAtccatagatgtgaaaaatatttaTAGGTACAAACTTCAATTAGGATACAACATATTTCTTGAAAAAGAAGTATCATTGTCCAAAAaaaaatggtaaattaaatgtcAAAATTTTCATAATCAGAGATCATGGAACATGATctaaaattttgattaaaaaacttgatgatatttttaaatcCAAAAAGCATGAAGTTGAAGACAATCAAATTCGAAACCTTCATAaaataggttttttttgttttgaatagtCATTCAAATTTGTTTCGAAGTAATATGATGTAATAATTTTGTAGGCATTGCTAACTCAATTGCTTTAAGGTATCCTATATTTTTCTAACTTCTAGATGATGTTCTACATCATTTAACaaaattaataagaaaataaatgattcttgaatataaaaaaaaatagtataTATAAATAGCATTCTTTGTACAGTCCCACCATCTTCATTAGTAATGAATTTATCTATATAATTCTAATATCTTCaccattttacattttttttttcattttattctattatgaattGTATACTCTCTCATAATTTAGTGTAGATATTATTCAGAGGTTTTATCATATGCGCATCTTATAATAGATAAGGTATTAGATATCTTACCTCTCCTAAAATGAGTCAAAGTCCCAAATGGAAAATGACACCCAAAGGTTCTTTTAGAAATTTTCAAGGTTGGAACATAAATTAgttaatttttgtatttatttttttaacaaagTTACTTATATATTGTTCAATGGAATTCTAAACTAATggttatatataaaataaatatgtttattcTATTCTTAACAAATAAATTGGTGTTTCCTAAACTTGCACATCTAAAAATACATtaagataaaaataatattttttaataaaaatgtgtAATACTTGTCACGTGTTCTCCTAATCTATGTACTAGttacaatataatttaaataaatggtgAAAACAGGTTTTCAAAAAAATATAGCTAAAAATATAACACGATAAATACCAAACTCATAAATACTTATCTAATGCATATATACACAATAGATAATTCAACTAATATGTTTGAAAATCATGAACAAAATCGCAAACATAAAGACTTTACTCTATAAGTCCCACATATCAATAATTTCCAATCCTTTCATGAAAAATGGAGCTTCCAACCCTTAAAAAGAAGAATAAACTTCCTTGTATAAGAGAAGGAACCTCCAACAAAAATATCTAATTTATATCCTAAAGGAATTAATAATGAAGGATTGATTTTAGTAAATAGGGCATGCTAGGAATAGGTAAACCTATGAGAGCTATGAGTTTAACATTCAATAGAGGTGTGAATACAATCAATAGCTTGACCTCTTTCAAGGTGAACTAGGCTTCTTCACCACTACTCTAAAACTAAATGAAAATCCACTCGTTTGAGATATGTAATAGCTTCTTAGGTAAGAAAATATCGCTATGGTAGTAGCACATACCAAATTTAGCAATTAATGGCATCCTAGATATCTCTTTGATGTGACCCTCATAACCGTTACATCAATGGattcatttctatttttttaaataataatcacCCTaccaaaatttataaaattaataataaatatgttagatttaactttttaattaaaaaaattagctTTATTGCATTTTAGATAGCTTGTCATTATTTAGAGCATATTTAGAATTTAGAAGATTGTTGTATAAGTTCCTAAGTTTATATAAACTTCAAAAATATTGATATAGATTTTTACATTATATCTCTCTTCTCTTTTTAGCAAAAATCAATTAAGATCTAAACTTTGGAAAATTTTGACAAGGTGTGTCAAGTAGTCTTATCAAACTAGATGATATTGTATTGTTTCAAAATATTGGATTTTAATTCCAACATTTTTTAGGTTTATCCAAAGGTGATAAATTTAATATGTTGAGAATTTAAATATCCATCAATCCCTTAAAAGTTTTTAACTTGACAAACATTAGATTTTATTAAATATCTCACAAAGTTTCACCCTTTATGTAGGAATTTTATAAAGTTTGAAAGTTTAAAAGGGTTTAATGATTACATTCAATATCTCAAGGAAAGTCTACAACAATAAATTTTAGCAATCGAGTAATATAAAACTATTTGCAAAGAGTTAATGAAGGTCTAGACCTTGGGAGGTATGGATGATATTCAAAACTCCAAGGATAAGCATTTGTTTCATAAATGATCAAATGAAAATCTCATCACATTCTATGGCACATGTGTAGGATGGACAAAACCTAATACTAGGGGGGCAGGGGGTGGTAAATTGGTATATTCCAATTTCAAATTATTTCAAgattaattatcattaataactTCTCCAAGCATCACATAAATAGCTAAGtaagaaacacacacacacatcaacACAAAAAATACCATATTTACctagaaaattgaaagaaaaaaactaTGATGAGAATAGTTGCTCGGATCTATTGTCCAAATTTATCCACACCAAAAATATCAAAGAACTCACAATACTCAATAAGAACCACCCTACTAGAGATAAAAatcccaaaataattttttttttatatcgtATATAAAGGAAAAACTTTGATACAGAGATGTTACAAAAAGATTACATAGATTATTTGAGTGGACCCCCGGTCCAACCTTACCAAGACATGCAGATTAGTTACTACATTTACACATGGGGAAGTATCTATTTTGATCTATAGACTAAATTATTAATTACAATTGTGAACCAAAAAAACATAAAGTCTTCAGGGCTGCCAGTGAATTATCCTTGAAGAATTTGTTCCTACGAAGCATCCATCCATGTGGTCGAACCCCTGGGGCCCTCCATCCAAATGCCTTGTTTCCCGTGAAGAAGTTCTGAGAGCATCTGAATCTGATCTTGAACAAGGTCTCGCACTCTGGCCACCTCTTCTCCCAGGGTCTCCAGAGCCAGGTCCACATCTTTCTTTCCTTTGATTGCCCTCCTCCATTTGTATCCGTTTTCCAGCTCGTGAAGGAACATCCTTGTGTTTCCATCTTTTATGAACCTGAAGAACTTGTTCTTTTCTACATTCATCGTTACAGATACCTGCAAGAGAATTCGATGAAGGGTGAGTccacgaaaagactcagtaagggccctacttGAGCCCtaaaatttatcttcatttcttaatttCCAAATGTGTCATAAAATCTCAGAAGTAAGAACATACCAGAAAAGGTTAGTGTCCTTTTTTAGATCTTTAATATATCCGATTATAACATCAAGAACAATAAATTGAAAAGGAATATCAATACCAAACAATAACTAGATTTCTTTAGCAATgctacaataaaataaaatatgccTAACTGATTGTTACAAATATGATATGTTCTGATTGGTAACCCATTTAAAATCGaaagccatttaaaacatttctCTTTAGGAGTGGCACGGCTACTCCAGAGCTCATTAAAAACCTTCTGCCATTGTTTAACTAAAAATTCTGCAAACCACAGATTGTTAGCATGGGAAATTATTTCTTCATCATATGTTAGGTTTTTATAGATAACACTATCTTTAATATTATGAACCGAGATGGCATTATTCCACAAAAGATCCTTACAATATTCTATATCATTCTTGCATTTCTTGGGCAAACATAGATTCTCACAAGCTTTCTGTAACATATTATAGGTGCATTTATGGGAACTCAGAAGGTTAAATATAGCTCTAAGGGTATCCCAATCATGCAGCCTATCATCCTTAATAATATCTTTAAAGTCGCAGATGCCTTTTGTCGCCCATGCTTTGGCAGAGCACCCCTGACTAAGAGCCAAGGGTTTGGAGGAGTGTaagaggttccaccaaatggatctacctCCATGAATAAACTCATTGTTGCTGACTCTATTATTGCTGATGAAAGGCTTAACACTACTCCAGGCCTTCCAGATAGACTTGAAGACATTGGACCCTTGTACTGATACCTCGAAGTCCCCAGCCACAAGGTCACAAAAAGGGAGGGATTTCCAAGTTTTGGCCTTCTTTGGAACAACCTTCAAGATATTATTCCTAACCAGCACCTTCCATGGTTCATTCCCATCAAGAGCCTGGAAAATCCATTTTGTTGAAAGAGCAATTTCTTGGATTCTCGGGTTCTTAAGTCCTAGCCCTCCCAGACTCTTGTCCTTATGACACCACTCCCATTTAACAGAATgcattttctttttaccttttccatcagaccataggaagttCCTAATGGTTTTCTATATTTCTAGGATCTGGTAATTAGAAAACATCCATACTGATGAGGAATAAATGTTATAAGAAGATAGAACTTTTTGGCATACCTACATTCTCCCTGCGAGTGAGAGATATCTATTATCCCATTTGTTAAGTTTTTTTTCTATCTTGGTTCTAACCCATTGCCACATCTCTTTGAGAAATGGGGAAACGACAAACGAAATTCCTAGGTACCTAACTATCTTATTAGGTCCTCCCCATTGGATCCCAAACTGCTGCAACCAATCCAGAGGCTTCTCCTCCCACCCAAGCGTGCTAGATTTGCTTTGTAAAACTTTAGCCCCTGAAATATCTCCTAGGAATTTGATTTTACCTTCTAGGGCCTCCATATTATGTTTACTGATATCTAGAAAGAGTGTTGTGTCATCAAAAAATTATGCGTTGATCAATTCCTCCCCATTTGGAACTTGGATCTCCTAAACATTAGGAGAGATAGTAGAATCTCTAAGTATGTAGAATAGGGCATCGACTGCAATAATGAAGAGAGCAGGGGCAACCCTGTCTAATAGACCtgctgtagcgtcgtaaaattgcgacacatgcaattttgactacatttgggtcttcacgatggtggcgcaacgttgaacctgaatggagaccccgaaacctatttacgacatcaaaaactacatctttctgcaccttggcctgatcctccttgcaccctgctatcccgggaggtgggaccatggcacgcagtgccctggtccctggccctattttgggcccagtctcttgttgggcatcgggtcttcaagtttgcaatttggaaaataatgctcctatgttggcctaaggtcggaaaaatcagtctcctaaccctaattgacaggtatataaactacatttccccctcCAGAAAAAAGGGAGGagaaaaaaaacatatgtgtgcaagaggcgaaagcgataggcaaacattcaaacattcaagcattcaagcattccttcaagcaattgagcattctaagtctccattcaaggctaggtgttgcattcaagacaaggactcaaccattgaagaggagatcacctacaacatacaacgtacaacatcattacaccttcgcatgtaagaatacaaacaatcttacaacaaggtatcagtacttgattacattacaaacatttacatttacaacattctcatttcttggttaattccaaaaccagggtttgacctgaaggcaaacccctaatccctaaccccccaatcatcctctcttttctatgtgtaggttgcaggtacgtggctgtaattgaagatctggaatccttgtgcagagatgaacagatcccccttcgtttcgcggatttttcagaggaccgtgtgcactccgggtgccatcgtcccgtcaactttcgctcaaacttgcaaaatagcatcatctcgacattttattgctaattttaggtctgtagcttcatcccgtgtccctatctctgtctacaagcgaatctttcttacttttacatacattcctagttcaatccttctatctgcattct
This genomic stretch from Cryptomeria japonica chromosome 8, Sugi_1.0, whole genome shotgun sequence harbors:
- the LOC131055400 gene encoding probable serine/threonine-protein kinase PBL19, encoding MLDIRTNEVKIIDFGFSRHVDGEGTHKSTERITSTRGYWAPEYCLNHKLSYKHDVYSFGVFVLEMITGQRHVDDAWGSSQFHIPDYLRYMIANNLFEQALDGRLKGGYLNESDLMNALAVAKLALKCAEKDKEERLDMCFVMRELYLMIEERSEIESFVMVN